A genome region from Osmerus mordax isolate fOsmMor3 chromosome 27, fOsmMor3.pri, whole genome shotgun sequence includes the following:
- the LOC136936698 gene encoding 1-phosphatidylinositol 4,5-bisphosphate phosphodiesterase gamma-1-like isoform X2, whose amino-acid sequence MCAARFSGSINGCADEAPNGTGVGPATTSRLLDWAEVGPRILHSLEIGTVMTVFYPKKSQRPERRTFQIRQDTRQIAWSRNPDKIEGEVDMREVRELRLGKASRDFERYPEEARKLDPAHCFIVLYGPEFRLKTLSVAAFSEEEVNMWITGLNWLMLDTQRASAPQQIDRWLRKQFEVMDRNREGSITVKDVKTLLPQINYRVPNMRFLKDKLQEVEARSDLSYAHFAQLYRTLMFDAQRSIIEQLELSFPLRNVDRPELCQISLYDFQKFLQMDQKEAWASDLSRVREFLMGYLRGGAHTEPTMQLDEFLTFLFSKENSVCDSRSSPIVPDDMKRPLSQYWISSSHNTYLTGDQFSSESSLEAYARCLRMGCRCIELDCWDGPDDLPIIYHGHTLTSKIKFLDVLYTIKDHAFVTSEYPVILSIEDHCSVVQQRNMATHFRKVFGDLLLTKPVDSTADELPSPYQLRRKILIKHKKLVEGTLYEEVTSASYSESDISNSLKNGILYLEDPIDHTWTPHYFVLTSTKIYYSEETSHYQNPEEEEEEESKEECNNNEQHGCERWFHGRLGGGRDGRQVAEKLLQEYCEGGAKDGTFLVRESETFVGDYTLSFWRSGRVQHCRIHSRQESGSTRYFLTDNLVFDSLYRLICHYRDTPLRCNEFEMRLGSPVPQPNAHESREWFHSSLSRVQAEHMLMRVPRDGAFLVRKRSELNSYAISFRAEGKIKHCRIQQEGRLFMLGSSAEFESLVDLVRYYERHPLYRKMRLRYPINEETLDRMGTAELDYGALYEVRTPHFYVEANKMPSSRCTVKALYDYRAQREDELSFPKQALIVSVDKQEGGWWRGDYGGKKQLWFPANYVEEVASSPTQEAVEASTENSPLGTFLKGFIDVPTCHVVVQKEGKSCRPYVFTVHSQQMSSHPGQPLDVAADTLDDLTGWVGKIREATQNADARMQEEKQMERRKKIAVELSELVVYCRPVPFNEDKIGTERACYRDMSSFPETKAEKFATRSRGKRFLQYNRRQLSRVYPRGQRLDSSNYDPLPMWLCGSQLVALNFQTPDKPMQLNQALFMLAGGSGFVPQPDTMRDDAFDPFDKDTLRLEPITIQLQVLGARHLPKNGRSIVCPFVEVEVCGADHDSCKSKTDVVADNGLNPVWLQRQFVFDVHNPAFSFLRFLVYEEDMFSDPNFLAQATYPVRSLRTGYRSVPLKNSYSEDLELASLLIHIEIVNAKEEDDENLYSSIQRLRDRTSELSNQVSVLERAGSGDHSYQQSLEELRAAQDQLSELVEARNHRLMEKKKRERLSLQSGVRRN is encoded by the exons ATGTGCGCGGCGAGGTTTAGCGGGAGTATCAATGGGTGCGCGGACGAGGCCCCCAACGGCACCGGGGTTGGCCCGGCCACCACCTCCCGTCTGCTGGATTGGGCCGAGGTCGGGCCTCGCATCCTCCATAGTCTGGAGATCGGTACCGTCATGACGGTGTTCTACCCGAAGAAATCCCAGCGTCCTGagaggagaaccttccagaTAAGGCAGGACACGCGCCAAATCGCGTGGAGTCGTAACCCCGACAAAATAGAGGGCGAGG TGGATATGCGGGAGGTCCGGGAGCTACGACTGGGGAAGGCCTCGCGGGATTTCGAGCGTTATCCGGAGGAGGCTCGCAAACTGGACCCCGCCCACTGCTTCATTGTGCTCTACGGACCGGAGTTCCGCCTTAAGACGCTGAGTGTGGCTg cCTTCAGTGAGGAGGAGGTCAACATGTGGATAACTGGGCTCAACTGGTTGATGCTGGACACACAGCGAGCCTCTGCACCACAGCagatagacag GTGGCTGAGAAAACAGTTCGAAGTCATGGACAGGAACCGAGAGGGCAG CATCACAGTGAAGGATGTGAAGACCCTGTTGCCCCAGATCAACTACCGAGTGCCCAACATGCGCTTCCTCAAAGACAAGCTGCAG GAAGTGGAAGCCAGGAGCGACCTGTCCTACGCCCACTTTGCGCAACTGTACAGGACGCTGATGTTCGACGCGCAGCGAAGC ATCATTGAACAGCTGGAGCTTTCCTTCCCCCTCCG GAATGTGGACAGGCCCGAACTGTGCCAGATCTCTCTCTACGACTTCCAGAAGTTTCTACAGATGGATCAGAAG GAGGCTTGGGCGTCGGATTTGAGCCGAGTCAGGGAGTTCCTGATGGGGTACCTGAGGGGCGGAGCCCACACTGAGCCCACCATGCAGCTGgatgag TTCCTGACGTTCCTCTTCTCGAAAGAGAACTCGGTGTGTGATTCCCGCTCCTCTCCCATCGTCCCTGACGACATGAAGAGGCCGCTGTCCCAGTACTGGATCTCCTCTTCACACAACAC gtacctGACAGGTGACCAGTTCTCCAGTGAATCATCTCTGGAGGCCTATGCCCGCTGTCTGAGGATGGGCTGTCGCTGCATCGAAC TGGACTGCTGGGACGGGCCAGACGACCTGCCAATCATCTACCACGGCCACACCCTTACCTCCAAGATTAAGTTCCTGGATGTGCTGTACACCATCAAAGATCACGCCTTTGTCACATCGGA gtacccTGTCATCCTGTCCATAGAGGACCACTGTAGTGTAGTCCAGCAGAGAAACATGGCCACTCACTTCCGGAAGGTGTTCGGGGACCTGCTCCTGACCAAGCCAGTGGACAGCACTGCAGACGAACTGCCCTCTCCGTACCAGCTCCGCAGGAAGATTCTCATCAAG CACAAGAAGCTGGTGGAGGGCACTCTGTatgaggaagtgacatcagcgAGCTACTCTGAAAGTGACATCAGCAACTCCCTGAAGAACGGCATCCTGTACCTTGAAGACCCCATCGACCAT acatGGACTCCGCACTATTTTGTCCTGACCAGTACTAAGATCTACTACTCTGAAGAAACGTCCCACTACCAGAaccccgaggaggaggaggaagaggaaagcaaAGAG GAGTGCAACAACAACGAGCAGCACGGCTGCGAGCGCTGGTTCCACGGGCggctgggaggagggcgagACGGGAGGCAGGTGGCGGAGAAGCTGCTGCAGGAGTACTGCGAGGGCGGGGCCAAGGACGGGACCTTCCTGGTGCGCGAGAGCGAGACCTTCGTGGGCGACTACACCCTGTCTTTCTG gcggTCTGGGCGGGTCCAGCACTGCAGGATCCACTCCAGGCAGGAGTCCGGCTCCACCCGCTACTTCCTGACAGACAACCTGGTGTTCGACAGCCTGTACCGCCTCATCTGCCACTACAGGGACACGCCCCTCCGCTGCAACGAGTTTGAGATGAGACTGGGCAGCCCCGTCCCACAGCCCAACGCCCACGAGAGCAggga GTGGTTCCACTCCAGCCTGTCCCGTGTTCAGGCGGAGCACATGCTGATGCGCGTCCCAAGGGACGGTGCCTTCCTCGTACGGAAACGCAGTGAGCTCAACTCGTATGCCATCTCCTTCCG ggCGGAGGGTAAGATCAAGCACTGCAGGATCCAGCAGGAGGGTCGTCTGTTCATGCTGGGCAGCTCCGCCGAGTTTGAGAGCCTGGTGGACCTGGTGCGCTACTACGAGAGACACCCGCTGTACCGCAAGATGAGGCTCCGCTATCCCATCAACGAGGAGACCCTGGACCGCATGGGCACCGCC GAGCTGGACTATGGAGCTCTGTATGAAGTCCGCACCCCTCACTTCTACGTGGAGGCCAACAAGATGCCATCTTCACGG TGTACGGTCAAGGCTCTGTATGACTACCGCGCCCAGAGAGAGGACGAGCTCTCCTTCCCCAAGCAGGCCCTCATCGTCAGCGTGGACAAgcaggaggggggctg GTGGCGTGGTGACTACGGAGGCAAGAAACAGCTGTGGTTCCCCGCCAACTATGTGGAAGAAGTGGCCAGCTCCCCCACACAGGAAGCCGTCGAGGCA TCCACAGAGAACAGTCCACTGGGCACATTCCTGAAGGGCTTCATCGATGTGCCAACCTGCCATGTTG tggtgcagaaggaggggaagagctgTAGACCGTACGTGTTCACGGTCCACTCCCAGCAGATGTCCTCACACCCAGGCCAGCCTCTGGACGTCGCGGCCGACACCCTGGACGACCTCACCGGCTGGGTCGGCAAGATCCGCGAGGCCACCCAGAACGCGGATGCTCGG AtgcaggaggagaagcagatggagaggaggaagaagatcgCTGTGGAGCTGTCGGAGCTGGTGGTGTACTGCCGACCTGTCCCCTTCAACGAGGACA AGATCGGCACGGAGCGAGCCTGTTACCGGGACATGTCGTCCTTCCCGGAGACCAAGGCGGAGAAGTTCGCCACGCGCAGCCGCGGCAAGCGCTTCCTGCAGTACAACCGGCGCCAGCTCTCCAGGGTGTACCCCAGAGGCCAGAGGCTGGACTCCTCCAACTACGACCCCCTGCccatgtggctgtgtggctcccAGCTGGTGGCACTCAACTTCCAGACCCCTG acaAGCCCATGCAGCTGAACCAGGCTTTATTCATGCTGGCTGGGGGGAGTGGCTTTGTCCCCCAGCCCGACACCATGAGGGACGACGCCTTCGACCCCTTCGACAAGGACACGCTCCGCCTGGAGCCAATCACCATCCAGCTACAG GTCCTGGGGGCCCGTCATCTCCCCAAGAACGGCCGGAGCATCGTCTGCCCGttcgtggaggtggaggtgtgtggggccGACCACGACTCCTGCAAAAGCAAGACGGACGTGGTcg ctgataATGGGCTAAACCCAGTGTGGCTCCAGAGGCAGTTTGTGTTTGACGTTCATAACCCCGCCTTCTCCTTCCTGCGTTTCTTGGTGTACGAGGAGGACATGTTCAGCGACCCCAACTTCCTGGCTCAGGCTACGTACCCCGTCCGCTCCTTACGAACAG GCTATAGGAGTGTTCCACTGAAAAACAGCTATTCGGAGGATCTGGAGCTGGCTTCCCTGCTCATCCACATTGAGATTGTCAATGCCAAG GAGGAAGACGACGAAAACCTGTACTCGTCGATCCAGCGCCTTCGAGACCGCACCAGCGAGCTGTCCAATCAGGTGTCGGTGCTGGAGAGAGCGGGTTCGGGCGACCACAGCTACCAGCAGAGCCTGGAGGAGCTAAGAGCAGCACAGGACCAGCTCAGCGAGCTCGTGGAAGCCCGCAATCACAg GCtgatggagaagaagaaaagagagaggttgagCCTGCAGTCGGGGGTGAGGCGCAACTAA
- the c27h8orf82 gene encoding UPF0598 protein C8orf82 homolog, with protein MLCPAVAVRRLKALRCLPWLCQSGQRNVTYVQGQSPEPRIREYFYYIDHQGQLFLDDTKIKNFVTCFKDKKFLVFFFSRLRRNEMGRYQEHFPFLSLCGRERNFLRCDDRPLVFTHLLQGPTGVEGPPELLSFCGGEDKLSAPFQPASIYMHPGSGRVYHPCTERLGGVGLIRSALAIELSPSFIYPPGQCQSGQPTHFLWAGQQHVLTNELAGCFSHEEGDGSGD; from the exons ATGCTGTGCCCGGCTGTGGCTGTCAGACGGCTAAAAGCGTTACGATGCCTGCCGTGGTTGTGTCAGAGTGGGCAACGAAATGTCACTTATGTTCAAGGCCAGAGCCCCGAACCTCGCATTCGGGAGTACTTCTATTACATTGACCATCAAGGACAG CTGTTCCTTGATGACACTAAGATAAAGAACTTCGTCACTTGCTTCAAAG ATAAGAAGTTCCTCGTCTTCTTCTTCAGTCGCCTGCGGCGGAACGAGATGGGCCGGTACCAGGAGCACTTCCCTTTCCTGTCCCTGTGTGGGCGAGAGAGGAACTTCCTGCGCTGTGACGACAGACCTCTGGTCTTCACCCACCTGCTGCAGGGCCCGACAGGGGTCGAGGGGCCCCCCGAGTTGCTGTCGTTCTGTGGGGGAGAGGACAAACTGTCTGCCCCATTTCAGCCAGCGTCGATCTACATGCATCCAGGGAGTGGGCGGGTCTATCACCCATGCACGGAGCGCCTAGGAGGCGTCGGCCTCATACGGTCAGCCCTCGCCATAGAGCTCAGCCCCTCCTTCATTTACCCACCAGGACAGTGCCAATCAGGGCAGCCGACGCACTTCCTATGGGCAGGACAACAGCACGTGCTGACCAATGAGTTGGCTGGATGCTTCTCCcatgaggagggagatgggtcTGGGGATTGA
- the naprt gene encoding LOW QUALITY PROTEIN: nicotinate phosphoribosyltransferase (The sequence of the model RefSeq protein was modified relative to this genomic sequence to represent the inferred CDS: inserted 2 bases in 1 codon) — translation MSQGSRLHTXFMNKEKMAAPSSHACSALERSIRQRVPPLLTDLYQFTMAYAYWRAGRHNEPAVFELFFRDNPFSGGFSLFSGLHDCLLFLRSFRFTEEDVAYLQSVLPPATDPAFFHFLRGLDCSEVTLRSVPEGTVVFARVPLMEISGPLAVVQLLETSLLCLVNFASLVCSNAARFRLAAGPKKKLLEMGLRRAQGPDGGLTASRYAHIGGFDMTSNVQAGFLFGVPMAGTMAHSYVTSFSSLEEVWPQTLVAANGDLDPIDLISLTKGWLGRLCELLGAEPGKIREGELAAFVSYAIAYPHNFLPVIDSYSVSCSGLLNFCSVALSLCELGYQPLGTRLDSGDLCRQSVEVRRIFRLCAEHFSLPAFHSLIIVGTNNISELSMTELNKKENEIDVVGVGTHLVTCTRQPSLGCVYKLVEVKGSPKMKFSEDPEKSTVPGRKAVYRLLDDDGHPFLDMLCLAEEPAPKAGVAVRCHPLGRDKTCQSVTAAQVTQLRLDVFVGGQITEPMCSIVETREKVQSSIRTLHPRHKRLQEPDLYTVAVSEKLHNLMAVIRKGSVNDSNFLLAN, via the exons ATGTCCCAGGGATCTCGGCTCCACAC TTTTATGAACAAGGAGAAGATGGCAGCGCCTTCGAGCCATGCATGTTCCGCTTTAGAGCGGTCTATACGCCAGCGTGTACCTCCACTGCTCACAGACCTTTATCAGTTTACCATGGCATATGCCTACTGGCGGGCTGGCAGACACAATGAGCCCGCCGTCTTTGAGTTATTCTTCCGGGACAACCCGTTTAGCGGTGGCTTCTCGCTCTTCTCCGGTCTCCACGACTGCCTCCTGTTCCTCCGAAGTTTTCGGTTCACAGAAGAAG ATGTGGCGTACCTGCAGTCGGTTCTACCCCCTGCCACGGACCCGGCCTTCTTCCACTTCCTGCGAGGGTTGGACTGCTCTGAGGTCACACTCCGCTCCGTCCCCGAGGGAACTGTGGTCTTTGCCAGA gtgCCACTGATGGAGATATCTGGGCCTCTAGCCGTGGTTCAGCTCCTGGAGACCAGCCTTCTGTGTCTAGTCAACTTTGCCAG CCTGGTGTGCAGTAACGCGGCTCGTTTTCGTCTAGCGGCGGGCCCCAAGAAGAAGCTGCTGGAGATGGGTCTGAGGAGGGCCCAGGGCCCCGACGGAGGCCTCACTGCCTCGCGCTACGCTCACATCGGAG GTTTTGATATGACTAGTAATGTCCAGGCTGGCTTCCTGTTTGGTGTCCCCATGGCAGGCACCATGGCACACTCCTATGTCACTTCCTTTTCCTCCCTGGAAGAGGTGTGGCCTCAG ACGCTGGTGGCGGCTAACGGAGACCTAGACCCCATCGACCTCATCTCGCTGACCAAGGGTTGGCTGGGGCGCCTCTGTGAGCTGCTGGGGGCGGAGCCTGGGAAGATCAGGGAGGGGGAACTGGCGGCCTTCGTGTCGTACGCCATCGCCTACCCCCACAACTTCCTGCCTGTGATTGACAGCTACAGCGTAAGCTG CAGTGGCCTGTTGAACTTCTGTTCCGTGGCCCTGTCTCTGTGCGAGCTGGGCTACCAGCCACTGGGCACCAGGCTTGACAGCGGCGACCTCTGCAGGCAGTCGGTGGAAGTGCGCCGCATCTTCCGGCTCTGCGCCGAGCA TTTCTCCCTCCCCGCCTTCCATTCCCTCATCATCGTCGGCACCAACAACATCTCGGAGCTCAGCATGACGGAGCTGAATAAgaag GAGAATGAGATTGACGTGGTCGGTGTTGGAACACATCTGGTCACCTGCACGCGACAGCCGTCACTGGGATGTGTGTACAAG ttggtggaggtgaaggggagCCCCAAGATGAAGTTCAGCGAGGACCCAGAGAAGAGCACCGTCCCTGGGAGGAAAGCCGTCTACAGGCTGCTTGACGACGATG GTCACCCTTTTCTCGACATGCTGTGCCTGGCCGAGGAACCCGCCCCTAAAGCGGGCGTGGCCGTGAGGTGTCACCCTCTGGGGCGGGACAagacctgtcagtctgtcacgGCGGCCCAGGTGACCCAGCTGCGCCTGGACGTGTTCGTCGGCGGACAG atAACGGAGCCCATGTGCAGCATTGTGGAGACGAGGGAGAAAGTGCAGAGCTCCATCCGAACCCTGCACCCCCGTCATAAGAGACTGCAGGAGCCAGACCTGTACACT GTGGCGGTGTCCGAGAAACTCCATAACTTGATGGCTGTGATCCGAAAAGGCAGCGTCAACGACAGCAACTTCCTGCTGGCTAACTGA
- the LOC136936698 gene encoding 1-phosphatidylinositol 4,5-bisphosphate phosphodiesterase gamma-1-like isoform X1: protein MCAARFSGSINGCADEAPNGTGVGPATTSRLLDWAEVGPRILHSLEIGTVMTVFYPKKSQRPERRTFQIRQDTRQIAWSRNPDKIEGEVDMREVRELRLGKASRDFERYPEEARKLDPAHCFIVLYGPEFRLKTLSVAAFSEEEVNMWITGLNWLMLDTQRASAPQQIDRWLRKQFEVMDRNREGSITVKDVKTLLPQINYRVPNMRFLKDKLQEVEARSDLSYAHFAQLYRTLMFDAQRSIIEQLELSFPLRNVDRPELCQISLYDFQKFLQMDQKEAWASDLSRVREFLMGYLRGGAHTEPTMQLDEFLTFLFSKENSVCDSRSSPIVPDDMKRPLSQYWISSSHNTYLTGDQFSSESSLEAYARCLRMGCRCIELDCWDGPDDLPIIYHGHTLTSKIKFLDVLYTIKDHAFVTSEYPVILSIEDHCSVVQQRNMATHFRKVFGDLLLTKPVDSTADELPSPYQLRRKILIKHKKLVEGTLYEEVTSASYSESDISNSLKNGILYLEDPIDHTWTPHYFVLTSTKIYYSEETSHYQNPEEEEEEESKEECNNNEQHGCERWFHGRLGGGRDGRQVAEKLLQEYCEGGAKDGTFLVRESETFVGDYTLSFWRSGRVQHCRIHSRQESGSTRYFLTDNLVFDSLYRLICHYRDTPLRCNEFEMRLGSPVPQPNAHESREWFHSSLSRVQAEHMLMRVPRDGAFLVRKRSELNSYAISFRAEGKIKHCRIQQEGRLFMLGSSAEFESLVDLVRYYERHPLYRKMRLRYPINEETLDRMGTAELDYGALYEVRTPHFYVEANKMPSSRCTVKALYDYRAQREDELSFPKQALIVSVDKQEGGWWRGDYGGKKQLWFPANYVEEVASSPTQEAVEASTENSPLGTFLKGFIDVPTCHVVVQKEGKSCRPYVFTVHSQQMSSHPGQPLDVAADTLDDLTGWVGKIREATQNADARMQEEKQMERRKKIAVELSELVVYCRPVPFNEDKIGTERACYRDMSSFPETKAEKFATRSRGKRFLQYNRRQLSRVYPRGQRLDSSNYDPLPMWLCGSQLVALNFQTPDKPMQLNQALFMLAGGSGFVPQPDTMRDDAFDPFDKDTLRLEPITIQLQVLGARHLPKNGRSIVCPFVEVEVCGADHDSCKSKTDVVADNGLNPVWLQRQFVFDVHNPAFSFLRFLVYEEDMFSDPNFLAQATYPVRSLRTGYRSVPLKNSYSEDLELASLLIHIEIVNAKVGEEDDENLYSSIQRLRDRTSELSNQVSVLERAGSGDHSYQQSLEELRAAQDQLSELVEARNHRLMEKKKRERLSLQSGVRRN, encoded by the exons ATGTGCGCGGCGAGGTTTAGCGGGAGTATCAATGGGTGCGCGGACGAGGCCCCCAACGGCACCGGGGTTGGCCCGGCCACCACCTCCCGTCTGCTGGATTGGGCCGAGGTCGGGCCTCGCATCCTCCATAGTCTGGAGATCGGTACCGTCATGACGGTGTTCTACCCGAAGAAATCCCAGCGTCCTGagaggagaaccttccagaTAAGGCAGGACACGCGCCAAATCGCGTGGAGTCGTAACCCCGACAAAATAGAGGGCGAGG TGGATATGCGGGAGGTCCGGGAGCTACGACTGGGGAAGGCCTCGCGGGATTTCGAGCGTTATCCGGAGGAGGCTCGCAAACTGGACCCCGCCCACTGCTTCATTGTGCTCTACGGACCGGAGTTCCGCCTTAAGACGCTGAGTGTGGCTg cCTTCAGTGAGGAGGAGGTCAACATGTGGATAACTGGGCTCAACTGGTTGATGCTGGACACACAGCGAGCCTCTGCACCACAGCagatagacag GTGGCTGAGAAAACAGTTCGAAGTCATGGACAGGAACCGAGAGGGCAG CATCACAGTGAAGGATGTGAAGACCCTGTTGCCCCAGATCAACTACCGAGTGCCCAACATGCGCTTCCTCAAAGACAAGCTGCAG GAAGTGGAAGCCAGGAGCGACCTGTCCTACGCCCACTTTGCGCAACTGTACAGGACGCTGATGTTCGACGCGCAGCGAAGC ATCATTGAACAGCTGGAGCTTTCCTTCCCCCTCCG GAATGTGGACAGGCCCGAACTGTGCCAGATCTCTCTCTACGACTTCCAGAAGTTTCTACAGATGGATCAGAAG GAGGCTTGGGCGTCGGATTTGAGCCGAGTCAGGGAGTTCCTGATGGGGTACCTGAGGGGCGGAGCCCACACTGAGCCCACCATGCAGCTGgatgag TTCCTGACGTTCCTCTTCTCGAAAGAGAACTCGGTGTGTGATTCCCGCTCCTCTCCCATCGTCCCTGACGACATGAAGAGGCCGCTGTCCCAGTACTGGATCTCCTCTTCACACAACAC gtacctGACAGGTGACCAGTTCTCCAGTGAATCATCTCTGGAGGCCTATGCCCGCTGTCTGAGGATGGGCTGTCGCTGCATCGAAC TGGACTGCTGGGACGGGCCAGACGACCTGCCAATCATCTACCACGGCCACACCCTTACCTCCAAGATTAAGTTCCTGGATGTGCTGTACACCATCAAAGATCACGCCTTTGTCACATCGGA gtacccTGTCATCCTGTCCATAGAGGACCACTGTAGTGTAGTCCAGCAGAGAAACATGGCCACTCACTTCCGGAAGGTGTTCGGGGACCTGCTCCTGACCAAGCCAGTGGACAGCACTGCAGACGAACTGCCCTCTCCGTACCAGCTCCGCAGGAAGATTCTCATCAAG CACAAGAAGCTGGTGGAGGGCACTCTGTatgaggaagtgacatcagcgAGCTACTCTGAAAGTGACATCAGCAACTCCCTGAAGAACGGCATCCTGTACCTTGAAGACCCCATCGACCAT acatGGACTCCGCACTATTTTGTCCTGACCAGTACTAAGATCTACTACTCTGAAGAAACGTCCCACTACCAGAaccccgaggaggaggaggaagaggaaagcaaAGAG GAGTGCAACAACAACGAGCAGCACGGCTGCGAGCGCTGGTTCCACGGGCggctgggaggagggcgagACGGGAGGCAGGTGGCGGAGAAGCTGCTGCAGGAGTACTGCGAGGGCGGGGCCAAGGACGGGACCTTCCTGGTGCGCGAGAGCGAGACCTTCGTGGGCGACTACACCCTGTCTTTCTG gcggTCTGGGCGGGTCCAGCACTGCAGGATCCACTCCAGGCAGGAGTCCGGCTCCACCCGCTACTTCCTGACAGACAACCTGGTGTTCGACAGCCTGTACCGCCTCATCTGCCACTACAGGGACACGCCCCTCCGCTGCAACGAGTTTGAGATGAGACTGGGCAGCCCCGTCCCACAGCCCAACGCCCACGAGAGCAggga GTGGTTCCACTCCAGCCTGTCCCGTGTTCAGGCGGAGCACATGCTGATGCGCGTCCCAAGGGACGGTGCCTTCCTCGTACGGAAACGCAGTGAGCTCAACTCGTATGCCATCTCCTTCCG ggCGGAGGGTAAGATCAAGCACTGCAGGATCCAGCAGGAGGGTCGTCTGTTCATGCTGGGCAGCTCCGCCGAGTTTGAGAGCCTGGTGGACCTGGTGCGCTACTACGAGAGACACCCGCTGTACCGCAAGATGAGGCTCCGCTATCCCATCAACGAGGAGACCCTGGACCGCATGGGCACCGCC GAGCTGGACTATGGAGCTCTGTATGAAGTCCGCACCCCTCACTTCTACGTGGAGGCCAACAAGATGCCATCTTCACGG TGTACGGTCAAGGCTCTGTATGACTACCGCGCCCAGAGAGAGGACGAGCTCTCCTTCCCCAAGCAGGCCCTCATCGTCAGCGTGGACAAgcaggaggggggctg GTGGCGTGGTGACTACGGAGGCAAGAAACAGCTGTGGTTCCCCGCCAACTATGTGGAAGAAGTGGCCAGCTCCCCCACACAGGAAGCCGTCGAGGCA TCCACAGAGAACAGTCCACTGGGCACATTCCTGAAGGGCTTCATCGATGTGCCAACCTGCCATGTTG tggtgcagaaggaggggaagagctgTAGACCGTACGTGTTCACGGTCCACTCCCAGCAGATGTCCTCACACCCAGGCCAGCCTCTGGACGTCGCGGCCGACACCCTGGACGACCTCACCGGCTGGGTCGGCAAGATCCGCGAGGCCACCCAGAACGCGGATGCTCGG AtgcaggaggagaagcagatggagaggaggaagaagatcgCTGTGGAGCTGTCGGAGCTGGTGGTGTACTGCCGACCTGTCCCCTTCAACGAGGACA AGATCGGCACGGAGCGAGCCTGTTACCGGGACATGTCGTCCTTCCCGGAGACCAAGGCGGAGAAGTTCGCCACGCGCAGCCGCGGCAAGCGCTTCCTGCAGTACAACCGGCGCCAGCTCTCCAGGGTGTACCCCAGAGGCCAGAGGCTGGACTCCTCCAACTACGACCCCCTGCccatgtggctgtgtggctcccAGCTGGTGGCACTCAACTTCCAGACCCCTG acaAGCCCATGCAGCTGAACCAGGCTTTATTCATGCTGGCTGGGGGGAGTGGCTTTGTCCCCCAGCCCGACACCATGAGGGACGACGCCTTCGACCCCTTCGACAAGGACACGCTCCGCCTGGAGCCAATCACCATCCAGCTACAG GTCCTGGGGGCCCGTCATCTCCCCAAGAACGGCCGGAGCATCGTCTGCCCGttcgtggaggtggaggtgtgtggggccGACCACGACTCCTGCAAAAGCAAGACGGACGTGGTcg ctgataATGGGCTAAACCCAGTGTGGCTCCAGAGGCAGTTTGTGTTTGACGTTCATAACCCCGCCTTCTCCTTCCTGCGTTTCTTGGTGTACGAGGAGGACATGTTCAGCGACCCCAACTTCCTGGCTCAGGCTACGTACCCCGTCCGCTCCTTACGAACAG GCTATAGGAGTGTTCCACTGAAAAACAGCTATTCGGAGGATCTGGAGCTGGCTTCCCTGCTCATCCACATTGAGATTGTCAATGCCAAGGTGGGT GAGGAAGACGACGAAAACCTGTACTCGTCGATCCAGCGCCTTCGAGACCGCACCAGCGAGCTGTCCAATCAGGTGTCGGTGCTGGAGAGAGCGGGTTCGGGCGACCACAGCTACCAGCAGAGCCTGGAGGAGCTAAGAGCAGCACAGGACCAGCTCAGCGAGCTCGTGGAAGCCCGCAATCACAg GCtgatggagaagaagaaaagagagaggttgagCCTGCAGTCGGGGGTGAGGCGCAACTAA